The following proteins are co-located in the Schistocerca nitens isolate TAMUIC-IGC-003100 chromosome 2, iqSchNite1.1, whole genome shotgun sequence genome:
- the LOC126235025 gene encoding uncharacterized protein LOC126235025: protein MPVSDSVPAVSPALPDDVKLAATPSAHEPQHSVAVVLTSPPTQASQHVDDTSVQPAVCRKVAPSTARSASADSNPISPPPTLPIPTPSDAGADVPDAVFPLLAPSSDSSCPANPSDALVDVPDLEPPTPPALETGVHQIRRRVKVPPNLHAVRKKHKHAKDDSDSVDSGQSPSAMSDVDDMDVVASNVV from the coding sequence ATGCCTGTTTCGGATTCTGTTCCCGCTGTGTCTCCTGCTTTGCCTGATGACGTCAAACTTGCTGCCACACCGTCGGCGCACGAGCCCCAACATTCGGTCGCGGTGGTGTTGACATCCCCCCCGACACAGGCATCACAACATGTTGACGACACTTCGGTGCAGCCAGCTGTTTGTCGGAAAGTCGCTCCTAGTACTGCGCGCTCCGCTTCAGCGGATTCCAATCCTATCTCTCCACCTCCTACACTTCCAATCCCTACACCTTCTGATGCCGGTGCCGATGTTCCTGATGCAGTTTTCCCCTTGCTGGCTCCTTCTTCTGATTCCTCTTGCCCTGCTAATCCTTCGGATGCCTTGGTTGACGTGCCTGATCTCGAACCCCCCACTCCACCTGCTCTTGAAACTGGTGTGCATCAGATACGCCGTCGGGTGAAAGTGCCCCCCAATCTTCACGCGGTGCGGAAAAAACACAAGCATGCAAAGGATGACTCTGATTCCGTTGATTCCGGGCAATCACCCTCTGCCATGTCTGATGTTGATGATATGGATGTAGTTGCTTCTAATGTGGTGTAA